The Deltaproteobacteria bacterium CG11_big_fil_rev_8_21_14_0_20_49_13 DNA segment GATTCCGGCGGGGATATCTATCTCTTCATTGCCATAAAGGGTTGGAACGGTCAATTTAGTTCCCACGGCCGCCTGAGGGAATGATAAGGGGAGCCTTATTATTACATTGTCATCGTCGCGCCTGAAGAGATCGTGACTTTTTATAGAGACCACAACATAAAGATCTCCGGCCGGACCGCCTGATTCGCCCGCTTCGCCTTCACCTCTTAATATGAGCCTCATGCCGTCTTCGACACCGGCAGGTACTTTAACGCTTATCTGTTTTGATGCACGAACTCTCCCATACCCTCTGCATTCACCGCAAGGTTTTGAGATGACCGTCCCTTCGCCGTGGCATTTGGGACATGTGGTCTGTAACATGAAGAACCCTTGAGAATGAGCGACCTGCCCTCTTCCGCCGCAGGTCTTGCAGGTCTCTCTCGATGTCCCTTCGGCGGCGCCGGAACCGTGACATATCGTGCATATTACCTGTTTTGTGACAGAGACCTCTTTTTCGACACCGAACGCCGACTCTTCAAATGAAATGGATATATCGTGACGAAGGTCCGCCCCCTGACGTGCACGGCTTCTCTTTCTTCCGCCAAAGCTGAAATCACCCATGCCTCCGCCAAAGAACTCCTCAAATATGGAGCCGAACGAGCTGAAGACATCGTCAACTCCGGAAAAACCCCTGAAGCCAGCCCCTTCAAGGCCAGCATGGCCATATGAATCATATAACTGCCGCTTGTGTGAATCCGAAAGGACTTCGTAGGCCTCGCTCGCTTCTTTGAACTGTTCCTCGGCCTTTTTATCGTCGGGATTTCTATCAGGGTGGTATTTCATTGCGGCCTGACGATAGGCCTTTTTTATGTCGCCGGAATCGGAGTCCCTTTTGATGCCCAATATTTCGTAGTAATCACGTTTGTTCATTGCGCCGCTCAAGATAGGTATTTTTGCTGAAAAGTCAATAACTTCATCTACAAAAAAAGCCCCGGTGTCTTACTTTCACCGGGGCTTTCTATAGATACAACTTTTATACCACTTTTTAACTGCCTTTGACCCACATTACTTGGTTGGCTGTATGTCCGTGACCTCATAGCTGTTTCTTGCAGGATTGTATGTGGATGTGATGGTGACCTCTTTTGCCTTAAATTTCTGGACATGATTCTGCTTCCAGTTCGAAGCCAAGGGCAACTCAACTTGCTTTTGGTTATTTAATACAAGGACCGTATTGTCCATTGCGTTCTTGGGATCATACTCATTGAAGCTCTTGATCGTGACTACGTCTTTCTTAACATCACCGGCTCCCGGCTTGATAGCGACCGTTGTGGTCTTCTTGGTGAACTCTCCGGTCTTTTCAACATCTGTCTTTATCGTTTCTTTCTTGAGATCGCCTTTTTTGTATTTTTCGCTGACCTTTGTGTCAGTTACGGTCTCGTTCTTCGTTGTGGTGGTCACCTCTTTTACTTTTTCCTTCATTTCGGGGGTTTTTACTTTTGCCTTTTCTGTGGTGATCGTTTCGCTTCCGACCGTCTTTGTTGTTTCCTTCACCTTCATGGCAGCAGTGTCTGTCGCGCTCGCCTTAAAGGCAACGCCTGCGGCCAATGCGACAGCTACCATCACTACTAGTACATTCTTCATTCTCCCCTCCTTTGTTTTGGGTCGTTCGAGTCGGGCGTTTATACCACAATCTTGCCGATATGCAAAATTATTTTAAAAAATCGGTTATGCCGCCTTGACTTGTATGGTAGCGAACATATATATACGTCCGGGTAGAGTAATAGAGGTTTGGTGTGTTTTTAACGTAAAGGAGCGAAAAATATGGGAAAAATGATAGGCATAGACCTTGGAACGACCAACTCGGTCGTCTCAATAATGGAGGGCAGCCAGCCCAAGATCTTGGTAAATGAAGAGGGTGACAGGTTAACCCCTTCTGTTGTCGCGTGGACCAAAGAGAGCGAAATTCTCGTTGGAAAAATAGCCAAACGTCAGGCCATAGTCAACCCCGAGAACACGGTTTACTCCATCAAGCGTTTCATGGGTCGCAAGTATGATGAGGTTCCGGAAGAGATCAGGATGGTCCCCTACAAGGTCTTCAAGGACGATAACGGCGACGCGATGGTCCAGATAAACGACAAGAAGCTGTCTCCTCCGGAAATTTCTGCTCATGTCCTTCGTAAACTCAAAAAAGCGGCCGAAGATTATCTTGGCGAAACGGTAACGGACGCTGTTATCACCGTTCCCGCCTATTTCAACGACAGCCAGCGCCAGGCAACAAAGGACGCCGGTCAAATCGCCGGGCTAAATGTCAAGCGTATTGTCAACGAACCTACGGCGGCGGCGCTTGCTTATGGTCTAGACAAGAAAAAAGATGAAACAATAGCGGTCTTCGATTTTGGCGGCGGCACCTTCGATGTTTCCATATTGGATGTCGGCCAGAACGTTGTCGAGGTCGTGTCGACCAACGGCGACACGCATCTTGGCGGTGACAACATAGATCAGCGCCTAATGGAACATTTCATTGCCGAGTTCAAGAAGGATACCGGCATAGATGTGAGCCACGACAAAATGGTGCTTCAGCGTTTAAGGGAAGCGGCCGAAAAGGCTAAGATCGAGCTTTCGAACGTCACGGAGACAGAGGTTAACCTCCCCTTCTTAACCGCCGATCAGACGGGACCTAAGCACTTTGTTATGAAGATGAACCGTGCCAAGTTCGAATCGCTTGTCGACGACATCCTTCAGAGGACTCTTGAACCCTGCAAAAAGGCGCTGGCCGACGCGGGAAAGAAACCCTCTGAAATAGACGAAGTCGTGCTCGTTGGCGGTTCCATCCGCATCCCCAAGGTTCAGGAGATGGTCAAAAACTACTTTGGCAAAGAGCCTCACAAAGGCGTCAATCCGGACGAAGTGGTCGCCGCAGGCGCTGCGGTACAAGCAGGCGTTCTTGCCGGTGATGTAAAGGACGTACTGTTGCTCGACGTAACTCCACTTTCTCTCGGTATCGAGACCCTGGGCGGAGTGATGACAAAACTTATCGAACGCAACACCACTATCCCGACAAGAAAGAGCCAGATATTCTCAACGGCCGCAGACAGCCAGGCAAGCGTTGAGATACACGTCCTTCAGGGAGAACGCGAAATGGGAGCCGACAACAGGACCCTGGGCCGCTTTATTCTGGACGGTATCCCTCCTGCACCGCGCGGCGTGCCGCAGATCGAAGTTACATTTGACATCGACGCCAACGGTATCGTCCATGTTACCGCAAAGGACAAGGCCACGAACAAGGAACAGCATATAACCATTACCGCGTCGAGCGGACTTGACAAGAACGATATCGACGGTATCGTTAAAAGCGCCAAGGAACATGAATCGGACGATAAAAAACGACGTGAAGAAATAGACGTAAGGAACCAGGCAGACGCCCTCGTCTATAACACCGAAAAGGTATTGAAAGAGAACAGGGAAAAAGTGCCGGTAGGTGACGCAAAGGCGATAGACGACGCTATAGCCGACTGCAAGAAGGCCATCGAGGCAAAGGAGATAGCAGGTATCAAGAGCGCGATGGAAAAACTAACGGCCGCCAGCCACAAGATGGCCGAGGCAATGTATAAAGCCGGCGCTTCCCAGCCGGGAGCAGGCGGAACGCCGGGAGCCGAAGGCGAACCGAAAAAAGAAGGCGGAGACGGCGAAGACAAGAAGAAGGACGAAAAGGTCGTTGACGCCGAATTCACGGAAACTAAAGAATAAGAGAAATATATTTGAAATACAAAGATCCGCTTGGGAAGAGCCCGGAGCGGGTCTTTTATTTTAAGCAGATAAAATTGACCTGTATTCTTTCTTCTGAGCGGTCACGGCGGTACGATGCGAAACGGCTGTCGCAATGATTGCAGATGGATATGATGTCGATATTCGTGATACCGGCGTCCACAAGGAGCCGACGGTTTATTCTTAAAAAGGGGTCAGGCTTTCCTAATTAGCTTATTTGATTTCACGCACAAAACAGGGAGGATATTTCTTTTTTATGTATGAAGTTATTTTACGTATCACCTTTGACGTATTAGACTCTCGATCTGTTATCTCAATTTCGATCTTCTTTAAGGATTTGGACAACACCGGTTCGCTTCTCCCAAAATATCTGCAAACTTCCTTGGTCT contains these protein-coding regions:
- the dnaJ gene encoding molecular chaperone DnaJ, which translates into the protein MNKRDYYEILGIKRDSDSGDIKKAYRQAAMKYHPDRNPDDKKAEEQFKEASEAYEVLSDSHKRQLYDSYGHAGLEGAGFRGFSGVDDVFSSFGSIFEEFFGGGMGDFSFGGRKRSRARQGADLRHDISISFEESAFGVEKEVSVTKQVICTICHGSGAAEGTSRETCKTCGGRGQVAHSQGFFMLQTTCPKCHGEGTVISKPCGECRGYGRVRASKQISVKVPAGVEDGMRLILRGEGEAGESGGPAGDLYVVVSIKSHDLFRRDDDNVIIRLPLSFPQAAVGTKLTVPTLYGNEEIDIPAGIETGEYIKMKHKGFTNVHSRKKGDQIVEIFVKTPKKLSKKQKELLEEFIRS
- a CDS encoding molecular chaperone DnaK, which codes for MGKMIGIDLGTTNSVVSIMEGSQPKILVNEEGDRLTPSVVAWTKESEILVGKIAKRQAIVNPENTVYSIKRFMGRKYDEVPEEIRMVPYKVFKDDNGDAMVQINDKKLSPPEISAHVLRKLKKAAEDYLGETVTDAVITVPAYFNDSQRQATKDAGQIAGLNVKRIVNEPTAAALAYGLDKKKDETIAVFDFGGGTFDVSILDVGQNVVEVVSTNGDTHLGGDNIDQRLMEHFIAEFKKDTGIDVSHDKMVLQRLREAAEKAKIELSNVTETEVNLPFLTADQTGPKHFVMKMNRAKFESLVDDILQRTLEPCKKALADAGKKPSEIDEVVLVGGSIRIPKVQEMVKNYFGKEPHKGVNPDEVVAAGAAVQAGVLAGDVKDVLLLDVTPLSLGIETLGGVMTKLIERNTTIPTRKSQIFSTAADSQASVEIHVLQGEREMGADNRTLGRFILDGIPPAPRGVPQIEVTFDIDANGIVHVTAKDKATNKEQHITITASSGLDKNDIDGIVKSAKEHESDDKKRREEIDVRNQADALVYNTEKVLKENREKVPVGDAKAIDDAIADCKKAIEAKEIAGIKSAMEKLTAASHKMAEAMYKAGASQPGAGGTPGAEGEPKKEGGDGEDKKKDEKVVDAEFTETKE